Within Pseudomonas alloputida, the genomic segment CGACCTGACCGCTATCGCCCGCTACCTGAAAACCCTGCCGCCGAGTAATCCGGATGACCAGCTACATGTGTACGACAAGCAGGTAGCCGATGCGCTATGGAAGGGTGACGACAGCAAGCCTGGGGCGGCGGTGTACATCGACAACTGCGCGGCCTGCCACCGCACCGACGGGCAGGGCTACACCCGCGTGTTCCCGGCTTTGGCCGGCAACCCGGTGGTGCAGACTGCGGATGCCACGTCGCTGATCCATGTGGTGCTCGCCGGTGGCACGGTACCGGCAACGCACAGTGCACCGTCGAACTTCACCATGCCGGCTTTCGGCTGGCGCCTGAGTGACCAGGAGGTTGCCGAGGTGGTGAATTTCATTCGCAGCAGTTGGGGTAACCAAGGCAGTGCCGTCACCGCCGGTGATGTAAAGTCGCTTCGCTGACGTGTTTTTCAGCGCCCTCGCCCGTAGGAGATCACCCAGCCCTTCCGGGCTGCGCTGTCGCGCAGCAAACATGAGGTGTACGGCTTCAGTTCCGCAGCGACGCTGACATTTTGAAAAAGAAAAGGCGGTTGGCCCGGTAGGGCCAGCCGCCTTTTGCTTTGTTAGGGTTCGTGTGCGCGGGACAGAGATCGTAGCCAGCACTGGTGTGTGTCTGCACACCCGCGTAGGAGAGTGATCCGCACGGTATCGGCGTGAAGTCCCTGTAGGCATCAGCTGATTCAGCTGTGACCACGTATGAGAGAGTGAACCCTTTCGCCACCGTGTGCCCCGCGCGCCCTTTATCCTGCGAGGATTCATCATGGCGCGCAAGCCTTCCAAGCAACGCTTTACCGTCGTCCATCCCGATTGCGCGGCGATCGATGTCGGTGGTCGAGAGCATTTCGTGGCGGTCGATCCCCGGCACGAAAATCCCGTCCAGTCGTTCACGTCCTTTACTGACGACCTGCTCAAGATGGCTAACTGGCTTGAAAGCCTGGGGATCAAGGTCGTTGCCATGGAATCCACGGGGGTTTATTGGATTCCAATTTACGAGATTCTCAGCGAGCGCGGTTTTGACGTTTATCTCGTCAATGCCAGAGCAACTCGGCAAATCACGGGCCGTAAATCAGATGTGCTGGATTGCCAGTGGATCTGGCAGCTGATGACTCATGGACTGCTCAGAGGCGCATTCCGCCCCGATGATCTGACCTGCTGCGTCCGGTCATTGGTCAGGCAGCGTGCTTCCAAAGTGAAAGACCAGGCGCAGACGCTGAACCGGATGCAAAAGGCCATGAGCCAAATGAACATCCAGCTGGCCAATGTCATCAGTGATATTTCCGGTGTAACTGGCATGAAGATTTTGCGGGCCATCTGCGCAGGTGAACGGGACCCAGTGCAACTGGCTGAACTAACCGACCGCCGCATCAAGGCAGGCAAGGAGGCTGTCGCTCGGAGTCTTCATGGCAATTGGCGGCGCGAGCATTTGCATGCGCTAACTCAGGAATTGGCTGCCTATGACTTCCTGGAGCAGCAAATTGCAGATTGTGACGACGCCATAAAAGCCGCGTTAGAGCAGTTGCCGGTGCTGCAAAACAAGCCAGAGCCATCCAAGAAGCCTTTACGGAGCCCACACCGAAACGGCGCCCAACAGACTGTATTGCATCAGACTTTGTGGAAAGTTCTTGGCGTGGACCTAACCGCAATTCCAACCATTGGGGTGGACACTGCATTAGTGCTGGCAGGGGAGATCGGTACAGATCTATCACGCTTCCCGTCCTCACAGCACTTCTGCTCTTGGTTGGGACTGGCTCCCCCTACCCGAATTTCCGGCGGTCATCGACTGGCAGGTGGTGGGCCCAAAATAGTCAATCGAGCAGCGCAAGCACTCAAGCAGGCTGCATCCAATGCCCGTAACGACAAGGGTTTCATTGGCGCATCGCACCGAGCCAGACTGACTCGAATGGATACCAGCTGCGCCATCAAAGCCACTGCGCATCAGTTGGCACGTCTGGTGTACAACCTGTTAACCAAGAAGCAGGCTTATGTTGAACAAGGTCTTGAGGAGTTCGAAGCCAGAAGCCAAGACCGGCAGGTCCGGGCTTTGCTTCGCAAAGCCCGGAAACTGGGGTATCAACTGGTGGCCGCTTGAGTGCTTAGAAAACAATGGGTTGCATTTTGTTTGATGAGAGATCACCCAGCCCTTCCGGGCTGCGCTGTCGCACAGCAAACAGGATGCGCATGACGTCAGATCTGCACTGACATCGAGATCTAGAAAAGCATTCGCCGACTGATCCGGGTAGGTCAGCCGCCGAATACTTTGCTATGGTTCCCAATGCGCGGGAAAGAGGCCGTAGACCGCACTGGTGTGCTGCTTTGCTCCCGAATGAGAGAGTGGCCCAAATGGCATCGGCGTTAATCCCTGTCGGCACAGCTTGCTGTGACCACGTATAGAAGAGTGAACACTTCGCCGCCATTGACCCCGCGCGCCTGTTTTTTTCGCTAGAAAGAACAGTGGGTTATCTTTTGTTTGATAGAAGCGGGTTTACCCGCGAACACGGGCGAAGCCTGTGCCATCCCTAATCCCGATCCCGTAGATCTAAATCTATTAATATCAATGGCCTATGCAATATTCTTAATGCGATTTAACATTTCCTGTCTTCGTGCCCGACCAACGGCCTGTTGACGAACCCGCGCATTTTTGCTGTATTGAAACCGGTTTCATCACTATTAAAACAATCATAAGGAAAACCCATGACCGACGCGCCTGCCCATACCCGCGAACGGGTCACCATCAGTGAAGTGGCGCGTGTTGCTGGCGTTTCCAAAGCCACCGTCTCCCGTTACATCGGTGGCGACCGCCAATTGCTGGCCGAAGCCACGGCCAAGCGGCTGGAAGAGGTCATCGAACGCCTCGGCTATCGCCCCAACCAGATGGCTCGCGGCCTAAAGCGCGGCCAGACGCGACTGATCGGCATGCTGGTGGCCGATATCCTCAACCCCTATTCAGTGGCCGTGATGCACGGCGTGGAAACCGCCTGCCGTCAGCATGGTTACAGCCTGGTGGTGTGCAACACCAACCGCGACGACGAGCAGGAGCGTCACCACCTGGTGGCCCTGCAGAGCTACAACGTCGAAGGGCTGATCGTGAACACGCTCGGCCACCACCCCGGCGAGCTGCTCAACCTGCAGCGTGACATCCCCATGGTGCTGGTCGACCGCCAATTGCCCGAGC encodes:
- a CDS encoding IS110-like element ISPpu9 family transposase, which translates into the protein MARKPSKQRFTVVHPDCAAIDVGGREHFVAVDPRHENPVQSFTSFTDDLLKMANWLESLGIKVVAMESTGVYWIPIYEILSERGFDVYLVNARATRQITGRKSDVLDCQWIWQLMTHGLLRGAFRPDDLTCCVRSLVRQRASKVKDQAQTLNRMQKAMSQMNIQLANVISDISGVTGMKILRAICAGERDPVQLAELTDRRIKAGKEAVARSLHGNWRREHLHALTQELAAYDFLEQQIADCDDAIKAALEQLPVLQNKPEPSKKPLRSPHRNGAQQTVLHQTLWKVLGVDLTAIPTIGVDTALVLAGEIGTDLSRFPSSQHFCSWLGLAPPTRISGGHRLAGGGPKIVNRAAQALKQAASNARNDKGFIGASHRARLTRMDTSCAIKATAHQLARLVYNLLTKKQAYVEQGLEEFEARSQDRQVRALLRKARKLGYQLVAA